A single genomic interval of Bradyrhizobium sp. sBnM-33 harbors:
- a CDS encoding multidrug efflux RND transporter permease subunit — MSQGISAPFIRYPIGTSLMMAGIMFVGLVAYPLLPVAPLPQVDFPTIQVSASLPGGSPETMASSVAQPLERQLAQIPGVAQMTSTSYLGTTAITIQFDLNRPIDAAANDVQAAINAASGQLPKNLPSPPIYRKVNPADAPVLILSATSDTLPLTTVSDAVDAQLAQQISQISGVAQVIIGGQQKPAIRIQIDPAKLVAKGLSLEDVRSQIAITTVDSPKGNIDGERRAYTIYANDQLPDSKDWNDVIIAYRNGGPLRIRDIGQAVTGPEDAKQAAWANGKRGVFLVVFKQPGANVIETVDRIKATLPRLVAAIPAAVKIEVMSDRTTTIRAAVEDVQFTMLLTIALVVMVIFIFLRNFWATVIPAVTVPLALLGACALMWVCGYSLDNLSLMALTIAVGFVVDDAIVMLENITRYIEKGEKPMAAAFKGASEIGFTIVSISISLVAVLIPLLLMGGIIGRLFREFAVVLAMTILVSMIVSLTLTPMMASRFLRAHGETSHGRVYQWSERGFDAMLRVYERSLDLALRWKLTTLMMFFATLGLSVYLFVIIPKGFFPQQDNGLITATSEASQDISFADMKWHQEELGKIVQADPDVASVAMAIGGSGRAGNNGNLYITLKPRDEREASAQQIIARLRPQLEKVEGARLYMQAAQDVRLGGRPTRTQFEFTLQDADLAELNEWAPKILAKMQTLPELRDVATDQQTNGTTLELKINRDTAARYGIQPQLIDDTLYDAFGQRQVTQYFTQLNTYKVVLEVLPELQGSLDTLNKIYVRSPTTGEQVPLSTFATWTSVPVRPLSISHQGQFPAITISFNLAQGVALGQATDAVQKAMVELGAPTTLNSSFQGTAQAFQQSLGTVPLLILAALVVVYLILGILYESYIHPITILSTLPSAGVGALAILMLFGFDFSLIALIGIVLLIGIVKKNGIMMVDFAITAERDEQLEPEAAIRKAALLRFRPIMMTTMAALLGGVPLMLGTGTGSEIRQPLGYAMVGGLLVSQALTLFTTPVVYLYLDRLSNAFALWGRSADLDHDAHADGQHSVKQAAE; from the coding sequence ATGAGCCAGGGAATTTCCGCCCCCTTCATTCGCTACCCGATCGGGACCTCGCTGATGATGGCGGGGATCATGTTCGTCGGCCTCGTCGCCTATCCACTGCTGCCGGTCGCGCCGCTCCCGCAGGTCGATTTTCCGACCATTCAGGTCTCTGCCTCCCTGCCCGGCGGCAGCCCGGAGACTATGGCGTCGTCGGTGGCGCAGCCGCTGGAGCGCCAGCTCGCGCAGATTCCCGGCGTCGCGCAGATGACCTCGACCAGCTATCTCGGTACGACGGCGATCACGATCCAGTTCGATCTGAACCGCCCGATCGACGCCGCGGCTAACGACGTGCAGGCCGCGATCAATGCGGCCAGCGGCCAGTTGCCAAAAAACCTTCCCTCCCCGCCGATCTATCGCAAGGTCAACCCGGCGGATGCACCAGTCCTGATCCTGTCTGCGACTTCGGACACGCTGCCGCTCACCACCGTCAGCGACGCCGTGGATGCCCAGCTTGCCCAGCAGATCAGCCAGATCTCCGGCGTGGCCCAGGTGATCATCGGCGGACAGCAGAAGCCTGCCATCCGCATTCAGATCGACCCGGCAAAGCTTGTTGCCAAGGGGCTATCGCTGGAAGACGTTCGCAGCCAGATCGCGATCACAACCGTTGACAGCCCCAAGGGCAATATCGACGGCGAGCGCCGCGCCTATACCATTTATGCCAACGACCAGTTGCCGGATTCCAAGGACTGGAACGACGTCATCATTGCCTATCGCAACGGCGGCCCATTGCGAATTCGCGATATCGGCCAGGCCGTCACCGGTCCGGAAGACGCCAAGCAGGCGGCCTGGGCCAATGGCAAGCGCGGTGTGTTCCTGGTCGTATTCAAGCAGCCCGGCGCAAACGTCATCGAGACTGTCGATCGGATCAAGGCGACGCTGCCGCGGCTGGTCGCCGCGATCCCGGCGGCGGTCAAGATCGAGGTGATGAGTGATCGCACCACGACGATTCGCGCTGCGGTCGAGGACGTGCAATTCACCATGCTGCTGACCATCGCGCTCGTCGTGATGGTCATCTTCATCTTCCTGCGCAACTTCTGGGCAACGGTAATCCCGGCCGTGACAGTGCCGCTGGCGCTGCTCGGCGCCTGCGCGCTGATGTGGGTGTGCGGCTATTCGCTCGACAATCTCTCGCTGATGGCACTCACCATCGCCGTCGGTTTCGTGGTCGATGACGCCATCGTGATGCTCGAGAACATCACGCGCTACATCGAGAAAGGCGAGAAGCCGATGGCCGCCGCCTTCAAAGGCGCCAGCGAAATCGGCTTCACCATCGTATCGATCAGCATCTCGCTGGTCGCCGTGCTGATTCCGCTGTTACTGATGGGCGGTATCATCGGGCGGCTGTTCCGCGAATTCGCGGTGGTGCTCGCGATGACCATTCTCGTATCGATGATCGTATCCCTGACGCTGACGCCGATGATGGCTTCGCGCTTCCTCCGCGCGCACGGCGAAACCAGCCATGGCCGGGTTTATCAATGGAGCGAGCGAGGTTTCGACGCGATGCTGCGCGTCTACGAGCGCAGTCTCGATCTGGCGCTGCGCTGGAAGCTCACCACGCTGATGATGTTCTTCGCCACCTTGGGATTGTCGGTCTATCTGTTCGTCATCATCCCGAAAGGCTTCTTCCCGCAGCAGGACAACGGCCTGATCACGGCCACCTCGGAAGCCAGCCAGGACATCTCCTTTGCCGACATGAAGTGGCATCAGGAGGAGCTTGGAAAAATCGTGCAGGCCGACCCCGACGTCGCCTCGGTCGCGATGGCGATCGGCGGCAGCGGCCGCGCCGGCAATAACGGCAATCTCTACATCACGCTAAAGCCGCGCGACGAGCGCGAGGCGAGCGCCCAGCAGATCATCGCGCGTCTCCGTCCGCAGCTCGAGAAAGTCGAAGGCGCCCGCCTCTATATGCAGGCGGCGCAGGACGTGCGGCTCGGCGGCCGGCCGACGCGAACCCAGTTCGAGTTCACGCTGCAGGACGCCGACCTCGCCGAGCTGAACGAATGGGCGCCGAAGATTTTGGCGAAGATGCAGACGCTGCCGGAACTGCGCGACGTCGCCACCGACCAGCAGACCAACGGCACCACGCTGGAGCTGAAGATCAACCGCGACACCGCCGCGCGTTACGGCATCCAGCCGCAACTGATCGATGACACGCTTTATGATGCGTTCGGCCAGCGCCAGGTGACCCAGTATTTTACCCAGCTCAACACCTACAAGGTGGTGCTCGAGGTGCTGCCTGAATTGCAGGGCAGCCTCGACACGCTGAACAAGATCTACGTGAGGTCGCCCACCACCGGCGAGCAGGTGCCGCTGTCGACCTTCGCCACCTGGACCAGCGTGCCGGTGCGGCCGCTGTCAATCAGCCATCAGGGCCAGTTTCCGGCGATCACGATCAGCTTCAACCTCGCGCAAGGCGTGGCGCTGGGACAGGCGACCGACGCGGTGCAGAAGGCGATGGTCGAGCTTGGCGCGCCGACCACGCTCAATTCGAGTTTCCAGGGCACCGCGCAGGCGTTCCAGCAGTCGCTCGGCACCGTGCCGCTATTGATCCTCGCAGCGCTCGTGGTGGTGTACCTGATCCTCGGCATTCTCTACGAAAGCTACATCCATCCGATCACGATCCTGTCCACGCTGCCATCTGCCGGAGTCGGCGCGCTGGCGATCCTGATGCTGTTCGGGTTCGATTTCAGCCTGATCGCGCTGATCGGCATCGTGCTGTTGATCGGCATCGTGAAGAAGAACGGCATCATGATGGTCGACTTCGCGATCACGGCCGAACGCGACGAGCAGCTCGAGCCCGAAGCCGCGATCCGAAAGGCGGCGCTATTGCGATTCCGCCCGATCATGATGACGACGATGGCGGCGCTGCTCGGCGGCGTACCGCTGATGCTCGGCACCGGCACGGGATCGGAAATTCGCCAGCCGCTCGGTTATGCCATGGTCGGCGGCCTGCTCGTCAGCCAGGCGCTGACGTTGTTCACGACGCCAGTGGTCTATCTCTATCTCGACCGGCTTTCGAACGCCTTTGCGCTCTGGGGCCGTTCGGCCGATCTTGACCATGACGCCCATGCGGATGGGCAACACTCCGTCAAGCAAGCCGCCGAATGA
- a CDS encoding DUF6538 domain-containing protein yields the protein MPSYLRRRGHTWFFRWKWPKRLAGCGFPGELICSLKTSDVRIARRRAMLLVLKIELLMTSTSNPGRAELQNAVRNWIDDCIWRREVRRADTGGLDFFERDEIEQMGRQEAAELDGLFRLASDMFAPEQQAKIERILTGKEASDKYQTIIAAAAREIGLPADPNTVAGRLVERTILRGYATLLDEMRQAVIPIPREIAVEKKPAQPDAFIFTAFWDQFEQHKKDVREWKSDTAANAAGTKNIFDKLFPAATVAQLIDKPIASDFKTNLLLLPRHYARGDRKKMSGEKLLAQGRTLPQKERMQSPTVNKHVSNLAEYWDYLVEKKKIPADIENPLLVSMSL from the coding sequence GTGCCTTCCTACCTACGCCGCCGAGGTCATACATGGTTTTTCCGGTGGAAATGGCCCAAGCGTCTTGCGGGTTGCGGTTTCCCGGGTGAGCTTATTTGCAGCCTGAAGACGAGCGACGTCCGCATCGCTCGCCGCCGGGCGATGCTGCTTGTCCTCAAAATCGAATTGCTAATGACTTCAACGAGCAACCCGGGCCGAGCCGAACTGCAGAATGCGGTCCGTAACTGGATTGATGATTGCATCTGGCGCCGCGAGGTCCGGCGCGCGGACACCGGCGGGCTGGATTTCTTCGAGCGCGACGAGATCGAACAGATGGGGCGCCAAGAGGCCGCCGAGCTGGACGGTCTCTTCCGCCTCGCCTCCGACATGTTCGCGCCAGAACAACAGGCCAAGATCGAGCGCATTCTGACCGGCAAGGAGGCATCGGACAAATACCAGACCATCATCGCGGCGGCAGCGCGCGAAATCGGCCTGCCAGCCGATCCTAATACCGTGGCCGGCCGGTTAGTGGAACGGACCATCCTGCGCGGCTATGCGACCCTGCTCGACGAAATGCGGCAGGCCGTCATTCCGATTCCTCGCGAGATCGCCGTAGAAAAGAAGCCCGCGCAGCCGGACGCGTTTATCTTTACCGCGTTCTGGGATCAGTTCGAGCAGCACAAGAAGGATGTTCGCGAGTGGAAATCCGATACGGCCGCGAACGCTGCAGGCACGAAGAACATCTTTGACAAACTATTTCCCGCCGCGACCGTGGCGCAGTTGATCGACAAACCGATCGCCAGCGACTTCAAGACGAACCTGCTGTTGCTCCCGCGCCATTATGCCCGCGGCGACCGGAAGAAGATGTCCGGGGAAAAGCTGTTGGCGCAGGGCCGGACGCTGCCGCAAAAAGAAAGAATGCAGAGCCCGACGGTCAACAAGCACGTCAGCAACCTCGCAGAATATTGGGATTACCTCGTCGAAAAGAAGAAAATTCCGGCGGATATCGAAAACCCTTTGCTGGTCTCCATGTCCCTTTGA